One genomic window of Salvelinus namaycush isolate Seneca chromosome 22, SaNama_1.0, whole genome shotgun sequence includes the following:
- the LOC120017933 gene encoding inositol 1,4,5-trisphosphate receptor-interacting protein-like: protein MQGAIARVFVVVAAAILNHPLLFPQENTTLPEQDEALLARMREHEKRLELEQARLEQELLYAGTEQQDPGSEDGYGWYFWSALSLAIFFTIEVCRQDLADMEARYADDEDGFVESGSISSKTLQLDKGVLNSFCERCIYTSAHENWRVREFVEGFADDLLESLRSVCDRETDMEVADFVGVGSMFESWRVSKPLMCDLIVPFTPPEPYSFQFQLWCSPSSDVPLDMQGCGRIKVTKVGENEDGCLCGSANLGEDMLCLLHSKNEKPRADHTPDDLLCSKNTPYLAKDQVMKWFQISVTKAWGRISHKYEFELTFHNLDATGALKVRFRSGKVVVMNIIPVVELDGTNAYFVSHFASDSSTSSDTYWPLSFAVYEKNLLKHVTKSLPENSCHLHCLQLITFLHKKQMGLTGRCALTNYHLKTTLLHLLLSKGSSSWGSESLEHRLRDMLGFLHRSLQEKRLCHALVGNSQVPPEVRVPATFHTAEPINLFRPLVLQRELYADTLRHFQEMLRNAPVLIQEYTPLLQNGDTHHRLNSMAQSE from the coding sequence ATGCAGGGGGCGATAGCACGGGTGTTTGTGGTGGTGGCAGCGGCCATCTTGAACCATCCGCTGCTGTTCCCGCAGGAGAACACCACCCTCCCAGAGCAGGATGAGGCCCTGCTGGCCCGCATGAGGGAGCATGAGAAGAGGCTGGAGCTGGAGCAGGCGCGGCTGGAGCAGGAGCTCTTGTATGCAGGCACGGAGCAGCAGGACCCTGGCTCAGAGGACGGCTACGGCTGGTACTTCTGGAGCGCCCTCTCACTGGCCATCTTCTTCACTATTGAGGTGTGTCGGCAGGATTTGGCAGACATGGAAGCCCGATACGCTGATGATGAGGATGGGTTTGTTGAGAGTGGATCCATCAGTTCCAAGACACTCCAGCTCGATAAAGGAGTCCTAAACAGCTTCTGTGAGAGATGCATCTACACCTCGGCCCATGAGAACTGGAGGGTGCGGGAATTTGTGGAGGGCTTCGCTGACGACCTGCTGGAGTCCCTGAGGAGTGTGTGTGATAGGGAGACTGACATGGAGGTGGCGGACTTTGTGGGCGTTGGGAGCATGTTTGAGTCGTGGAGGGTGAGCAAGCCGCTGATGTGTGATCTCATTGTCCCTTTCACCCCCCCGGAGCCATACTCCTTCCAGTTCCAGCTGTGGTGCAGTCCCTCCAGTGACGTGCCCCTGGACATGCAGGGCTGTGGCAGGATCAAGGTGACAAAGGTCGGGGAGAATGAGGACGGCTGTCTCTGTGGCTCTGCCAACCTGGGTGAGGACATGCTGTGCTTGCTACACAGCAAAAATGAAAAGCCCAGAGCAGACCACACCCCGGATGACCTTCTGTGCTCCAAGAACACACCTTATCTGGCTAAGGACCAGGTCATGAAGTGGTTCCAGATATCCGTGACCAAAGCCTGGGGACGGATTTCTCACAAGTACGAGTTTGAGCTCACTTTCCACAACCTGGATGCGACTGGAGCACTGAAGGTCCGATTCCGCTCAGGAAAGGTTGTTGTGATGAACATCATCCCCGTTGTGGAACTAGATGGCACAAATGCCTACTTTGTATCACACTTCGCCTCTGACAGCAGCACCTCCTCAGACACTTACTGGCCCCTCTCCTTCGCTGTCTATGAGAAGAACCTGCTCAAACATGTGACTAAAAGCCTGCCTGAAAATTCCTGCCACCTccactgccttcagctcatcacTTTCCTACACAAGAAACAGATGGGTCTAACTGGCAGGTGTGCTCTGACCAACTACCACCTAAAGACGACCCTGCTGCACCTGTTGTTGAGTAAGGGCTCGTCTAGCTGGGGCTCTGAGAGTCTGGAGCACAGGCTACGGGACATGCTAGGCTTCCTTCACAGGAGTCTTCAGGAGAAGAGACTCTGTCACGCTTTGGTTGGGAACAGCCAAGTTCCACCAGAAGTCCGGGTTCCGGCAACATTCCACACGGCGGAGCCCATCAATCTTTTCCGGCCACTGGTGTTACAGAGAGAGCTTTACGCTGACACGCTTCGGCATTTCCAGGAGATGCTCAGGAACGCTCCTGTTCTGATTCAGGAGTACACGCCTTTGTTACAAAATGGCGACACTCACCACAGACTCAACTCGATGGCACAGTCTGAGTAA